tttatactattacattacttatgatactgttcggagatgggggctgaaggggcaggtggctccatcccggtagaggtgggcctgggttcccgacggcccccgactgttactttgtggcggagcgacagggcaggttgagaccacctaggagagaggtgggcctggccctggtcggcgtccgcggatacttaaaaataacacgcttaacgagttcttggtatttgatctgagtctggccatttggtctatacgcactaaccaactacgtgggaaagatatgggcactcgacgccgtggtatcagccgaagccttcgtgacgtcagcgactgagcggcgcgcgccggattggaacgtaagcctgctcttgtattaagggggctagttctgcttccggccgccctcgcaacgtgcaggtgtgcaatgggcgatgggcccagactcctacgccataggatttagaccggcatgctgacctctctgttgtgcctaggtagggctgcgacttgttgatcttccgaggccgggcgtgacccaggaaagtgtgtccggccaaatgggatcgagcgtgttgggttatgtggtgcacccctgcagggaagtttatctattcgaatagtcgtgtccctcggtaaaaggacgacccagagttgtaccttgaccttatgacaactagaaccggatacttaataaaacacacccttccaagtgccagatacaacccggtgatcgctctctcacaggtcgacgaggagaggatcgtcgggtaggattatgctatacgatgctacttggtgaacttaccatctactctcttctacatgttgcaagatggaggctgccagaagcgtagtcttcgataggactagctatccccctcttattctggcattctgcagttcagtccaccgatatttcctctttacacatatacccatgcatatgtagtgtagatccttgcttgcgagtactttggatgagtactcacggttgcttttctccctcttttccccctttcccttctacctggttgtcgcaaccaaatgccggagcccaggagccagacgccaccgtcgacgacgactcctactacactggaggtgcctgctactacgtgcaggccgctgacgacgaccaggagtagtttaggaggatcccaggcaggaggtctgcgcctctttcgatctgtatcccagtttgtgctagccttcttaaggcaaatttgtttaacttatgtctgtactcagatattgttgcttccgctgactcgtctatgatcaagcacttgtattcgagccctcgaggcccctggcttgtattatgatgcttgtatgacttattttacttttagagttgtgttgtgatatcttcccgtgagtccctgatcttgatcgtacacatttgcgtgtatgattagtgtacgattgaattgggggcgtcacattatgggccagagtcaccgtgaaccactaaagggcctaaagatacgaaaggcctcatataggccaaaagacgtcgtgggccatacatgggccgaaagtgaaacgggctggtgttatattcaacGGCCCACATGACACTGTTCGGCCAATTTCGGgaaggccctaacgggccgtgagttaccgggccgtaaaatgggctatatgcgaacaaaccgttaacatgcttttcatggaccggcccgctaacttttgaccaagtcaaacaggacagcctttgtaagctaaatgggccagtgttgggccgtcgcacgtgtcgacatatcataggcgcatatcTGACCCGATGACGAGCTAGCACGTGTTTCCTTCgggcaatgagaattttacacgtggaaaatccccattggtccgggctgttaacgggttatcggatccaaaaccggacccgatagcttaacggcgacccgttacggtgtatgccacgtgtcggttacccttgacgaaagcacttccatgatgcgtcatttatcatcatggaagtgaacattccgtgatgataattttggtattgtcatggaacacttctacgacaacacaagtatgactatcttgattctgtcatataatcgtcatggatgtacatacatgatagaaaacatgacctactgtaacaaacacgtatcatcacataagtgtattttttgtagtgctacctAGAGAGGGGATCCACCCATTGGCACTCAATCATATACTTTTGGAACCAGTGTACTATTCGTCTCCTACAAAAAAATACCAAATATAGCAAGAGTAGGGTGTTAGACCTCCTCGgtagcccaaacctgggtaatTCTGACATCCTTTGTATTGTGTTATCTTCTTGCCTCGCGACGCACTTAGGGACGTAGCATGTTCAGCCCCCGGCCGAACTCAGAAAGGGGTGTTCCCATACCACAAGTGTTAGGTTCCTAGACACCGACAAATTGCTTTTCGTCTTAGTTCCAGAAAAGTTTACCTTGACCAACTATGGGGGTTTTATCCTAACAGTGTCTTTGATGTAAAGTAGTTTGTTCGGTAAGGGAAAACGCTCGACGGATTTAAATGGTAAGGCAGAGACACCATGAGTTTACCAAGGTTTGGCCCCTCCGGGaaggaggtaaaactctactcatGCCTTTAATCTTTATTGCCACGATGTTCATCGAGGTTCAGGAGGATCACCGGCAAGATCTTTCCTAGTGGTTACAGCTTTCCCCTGCTTGGTGGCGGTTCTGaggtttgatacaaagattgaacacaagagaggaactacggtttggagatgagatgatgATTCCTATGGTGAatggagtgttggtgatgatgaaggctttGACCCCCCTCCCCGAGAGAATTTTTCCTGGCTTAATCGCTCCGTCCGAAAGCAAAAGTGCTCCATCCAAGTTCCACTTTGCAAATGGCGGCGGAAAGGCTTGAGAATATTTTGTGATCTTTTTTCTAGGGTAAATGAGAATTTATGGCCAAAGGGCATCGGGAGGCGAGCCACCATGGCCTCATACGGGTAGGGGGTGTGGCCAGGGGGTAGGCCGTGCCACCTGGCCGTGTGGCTGcctactgcccccccccccccccccggtacttctttgctccaatatttattatatattccaaagtAAGTCTTGAAATATCCACGCTTCATTTTAAGCTCCAGAGAATTGTTTTCTCTTCTGTTGTTATTTTAGGTCCAAAATTCTAGCTGCCGATAATTCCCTTCTCTTTGTATAAGTTGCATTTTAAGATaggaaaggcattagaattgcaccATAATATAAAATATATCAACGAAATAGGATAAATTATAATAAGATATAATGATGCAAAATAAACGTTTCACGGGGCGATGCCATGGGAAGGAAGGATCCGGCGCGGTGTCGCGGTGGATAGGATGACGTTGTCGGGTAGCAGTGTGGGACCTAGATATTGCGCCCCGATCAGGTGGCACCTGACCCCACATGCTCAACGGTAGGAGCGAGATTTGCGGTGAGGAGCCGGCGCTGGAGTCGTCCAAATAGTGCTTACGCACTTTTTAGAATTTATTATAGGTAGGTGAAATCCCGTGGGTTTAGCGGGTATGGGGCGGTGGGGCCATTGCCATCACTACATGCCCTTGAACATGAGAAATCCGCTGTGGAATTTTTCTACATCTACAGTGTTCAAAGTTAAATAGAATCATATCTAATTTTTTGTAATATAGTGTAACGAGAAAGCTAATTTCCGACTGATCGGAATTTTGCAACAGATCCGAACACCCTCATCACCGTCCATCTGACATCCTGCACTCGCGCGTGGTCCTGCTAACAGCCTCCACGTCCATGACCGCGTGTGCACGCTCATATGTTCTTTATTTGACAAATCACGTCCTCAAAATGTAGGCGAGAAAAATAATTGCAAGTAGTTGGTATTGAACCCACCACCTCATTGTTGTGCACACAGCTTTCTGACCATCTCAACCATTGTAAGTTGCTGTCTAATTAATGGTAACATGATATTTCAATCTTCTTCACCACTGTAGCAGCAAAAGAAGTATTTTTCTTGGAATTCCATGTTGTATCACGTGTTGTTGTTTTCATAAACACTCTGATGGTCATTGCTATTTATGTGGTAGAGGAAGATCGGTGACCGTGAGGCATGACACTTTGATGGCGTTGCATTTCAAGTAGTGAAGGTGAACTCATGTCTTCGTACACGCTTTGATTTTTTACGAGAATAATATTAATAACtcctgtgtaaataacatgatatttTACAGATTGTAGACCTAATAACTTTCGTATAAACACCGTGGTAAGTCTGATCCAAGCAACTTTTTTGAAATATACCCCCAATAACTTATATGTAAATAGTATGATAGTTTACACACCGAAGACCTAATAACTTATGTACAAATACCACGGTAACTTTGCTTCAAAGAAAAAGTTGTTAAAAGTATACCCTTAATTACTTATatataaatagcatggtaatttatgcACCACATAACTTACTCACAAATAAAACTTTGACGGCGGGGGGGAAGGGGGGGATTTGTTGATAAAACACCACCACCGGAAATTTTgtataaataacatggtaatatatgcTATAAACCTGACAACTCGGTAAAAAAAAGATGTTGAAAACGTATCCCCGGTAACTTTgcgtaaatagcatggtaatatacgcaTCGCGACCTGATAACTTATATACAAACATCGTGTTAGCTTTGAACCGGGGGGCAGGGGGGTGGTGTTTGAAAACATACCCCCGGtaacttatgtgtaaatagcatggtaatatacacaCCGCAGACCTAATAATTTATGTACAAACAATGCGGTAACTTTAACCCTACGAGGGGAGGGGAGTTGTTGAAAACATACCGCCAGTAACTCCTacgtaaatagcatggtaataaaCATATCGTGGACCTGATAATTTATGTACAAACACCGTGGTAACATAGAGACATGAAAAAAAAGTTAGTTGAAAAACATATACCCGATAACTTTTGTGTAAACAACATGTTATTTTACCGCACCACAAATCTGATCTTTGGTGGCCAACATGCCGACCCAGGCACGGCACGATACGGCACATGCCTAAACAGGTCTTTCTTAGCACGACCCGCAAAGTCTCGTTTATAAGCGGGTCATGTCGTGTCGGCACTCGGATCTCACCTCACGGCCCAGGCATGACCCCTTATGTAGACGGTGTCGTATTGTAGACCTAATAAGTTACTTACAAATACTGTGGCAACTTTTGACGCACAAAAAAAAGTTGAAACATACCTCAATAACTTACTAGAGGATAGTTTACATACTGATGTCATGGTAACTTTTGATTgggaaaaaaagtttgtcaaaacaaTCTAGTTTCGGAGATCTCGTCGCGACGAATTTTTAACGTGAAAACGGATTATAAATTGAAGTGATTTGtgctataaaatattttgaagtttcaaaataGAAAAAATCTTTGCCAACATCACCTATTTCATCTTTTaatttgcatgcatgcatgtaatcATTGTTAATGCATGCgctctactccctctgtccggtgAAGAATGTACGTTTGGCTTCAAAATTTatccacaaaagagtgtacttctatcctctcaatgcactttaaagttaaaaaaaatacttctctctcatcacacggCAATCAAGACAAATAGCAATCtacacatggtcttcttaatttctacatgtacttagcttattgggggttgggtaattaaagaggagagagatggtggcttgtaccttttcaatgcattttttactTCACTTCATAATTTGCTAAAAAAAATaaatgtacactcttcaccggacaaAGGGAGTATGCTAGAAAATGAATTGTATGCGTGATTAGCTAGTATAAGTATTCGTTCGGATCTATTATAATTCAGCGACAGTTCGGAAGTTAGCAAGTCCATAGTATAATAATTCGGAAATGATAAATTccgaacgttcggattttaagcaggGCAATCCGAACGTCTTTCACAGAAAATTTAATTCATGCGAGGTTGGCAAACAtggtaatttttttaaaaaaataaggaCAAAGTTGTTATGTCTTAACAACTATACTTGCCACCTTGCATCAAGTAAAATTGACATAAAAAAACGTTTGAAATGACATCTTAAAATCCGAGCATTCGGGATTTACTGACGTATTCCTGAGCGACCGTTGCCGATAAGGCCCCAGCGGCCCTCGCCGTACGGGGCCACCCGCAAACAGCCCCCGATCACACACGCGGCGCAGCGTTCCCTGCCATGGCCGCCACCTCCCTCGCCGCCGCTTCGCACTGCCACCGCCACCACATCCTCCTCCCCGCTCGCCCCAGCCCCGGCTGCTTCAACCTCAGAACCCCCAACCGAGGACGAATCTGCCCCGCCTTCCCGTCCGTTCtctgctcctcctcttcctctgcttctcacCAGCCcaccgccggcgacgaggaggaggcggaggatggGGAGGAGGGGCACGGGAGGAGGCTTTCGAAGCAGTCCTCGTGGGAGGCCACGGATGGTCAGGGCGACGACTACCTCTACCGCCTCGGGAAGGAGGCCGACAACATGAACATCGCCGTCGGTGCCCGCAGTGGCATCGTGGACGACCTCTTCGTCGGCAAATTCCTCGGAAGAGACTGTACGCTCTCCAGTGCCCCATTGCTATTTGATAGAGCTATCTGTGATCACTTGTCATAATTCAGAACAGTACATTTCTATGTAGTTCAGCAGTGAGCATACCAATGAGTGGAACTGAAGAATCTGATatgttcttcttcttttttggcaAATTCCTTGTGCAATGTGGCTGCAGCGGATATCGTGTTCGATTACCGCCAGAAGGCGACGAGGAAATTTGAGTATCTGCAGGGAGATTACTACATCGCGCCTGCCTTCCTCGTGAGTTTGTTTTTAATTCATATACAGCTGCTCTGGTTTGTTTAATTCAGCTTCGTCTGTACTGTTATGTCAGTATCTGATTGGCGGAGATTTGACACTGCAGATTCGTTGTGTTACAGGATAAAGTTGGTAAGCAGTTTAATGTATAAGGAAGTCAGCATTCTTATAATCAGGTATTACGACCTCAACATTTCACAGAATGCATTTCATTTGAATCTGAATCTACATATACATTGTGTATTGGAGTATCCTTATAGTAGACATAAAACTCAACAGTTCAAAGCTGTCAATCGTCTGGTTACTAACTTCTTTTTCGGGGGAGAGAGGTTACCAACTTTTCGTTTCAGTATAATCTTATGCAAGGGGTGTGGCAATAACAGAATGTGCCTTTATTGGTATCTATGAATGATCAACATACAGTAATCAACTCACTAGGCTGGATGTGTTTTAGTTGAACTATATAAAATAATGGCATACAATGTGCACAGCGGATGAAATATCACTAAATCGTACATGTACGGTAGTAGTGACTGCTAACCTCATACTACTTAATATCTAGGCTCCTGAGAGGTAAGTGTTTAAAAGTCCCAAAACAATGAAACATCCAATTTTGACTTTTGCATGATATTTCAAGAGTCGAGTGACAGTATTTCGTACAGCTTTCAGAAGTGGCCGATGTGTGCTTAACACTTCTTTTTTATCCTTTTCTCCAGGTACATGTTCTAAAGGACTGTTTATTGTTTGCAGCGGTCCACATTGTAAAGAACTTCCTTGCAAATAATCTTAATATCAAGATTCCCCTTATACTTGGTAGCATACTCTACTTCTTTTGTTTCTGTGTGCGTGATTGTAATATGAAAAAACAAACGTGTAGTGTGATTCAGTGTCATGCTTTACCATTTAATGATCTTGAGCAATATTGCGCCATGCAGGTGTCTGGGGTGGCAAGGGGCAAGGGAAAACATTCCAGACTGAACTTATATTTAAAGCAATGGGTGTTGAGCCTGTTATTATGTCTGCTGGAGAACTCGAATCCGAGAGAGCAGGTCAAGAAACAGCAAAACTATTGTATGCTTGTATGCTTTATTTACTCTGCCATATGTTTATGTTTCCCAGATTGCTAGTGTTCAGATTGAAAACTGAGGCCTGCCTCAGTGCTCGGAGCACTTTCTAGTGCTGAAAGCCAATGTGGGACGAATTTGCAATCGAGTTTCTTGCTTCTTTTCAGAAAGAAACTAGCATGTCTGTTCAGATTTGTTAAGTTCGAGTTCGACCTTGCTCGATGAAAGGTCTGCTTATATTAGTTATGAAGGAATTATCAGTTCCTAAAGTCTGCTCCAAAGTCAAGTTGCTACTATGTTCTGCCAGATCTAGTCCATAGACAAAATAGGAATTGCTTGCTCTTTTGCAGTTATGGTAATTATGATTGGGGGTGGTTAGTTGCTCAGATTTTTTTTCTGCTCGTATTGCAGGTGAACCTGGAAGACTTATACGTGACCGATACAGAACGGCCTCTCAAGTAGTTCAAAACCAAGTAAGAAGGTGTATTCAGCTACTCAATTTCATAACCCGCTTTCAGATTCAGTTTTCTGAGAAGTGATTAGTGAGCATGAAAGAAAACAGTATCTTAATAATTTGCAAACTTATGTATCAACATACAGTAGTTGATCATTTACATATATATGTTAATGTTTAGTCTTACATTGATTGTATCTCCAGTAGTCAAAATAACTTTATGATTTCCATACTAGAAAAAAGAAGTGGCCCAAGGGCACTAGCACCCCCCGACATATTCTTAAGAGGAAGGTGGGATTCAGTCCTGTGTTGCTTGGTAGCACAATCGTGTGTCCTACTATTGAGCTACCCAGTGATTCCCCGTAttgaattaataaaaaattctaaaaactaATAATTGAAAACTATTTAGATAAAAACTGCTAGCCCAAGATTGTTGTGACAGTGAAAATTCTCTGAACTACCAAAGATGGTACTTGTTGCTCTTTTATCATCTTAATAAAGTTTTCCATCGTCTAGTTCAATGTGTCTATATCTTGCGATGATAAAAATGCTTCCATGGCTTGAAGCTTACTTATCCTGAGAATCTCACGTGCTCCGTAGTGATTTACTCTTCTGTACCACTATCGAATTATTACGCTAATGTTGCCAATGATGCTTGTGATATTATTTTTCCTTACAAGATCGTGTTTCACAAGTTTTTGATGGTATAGGGGAAAATGAGCTGTTTGATGATCAATGACCTAGATGCTGGTCTTGGAAGATTTGGTAAGCCATTTATTGAGCTGATGGGAATGTTGATTATGCTAGACCTGGATGTCTATTATGATTTTTCATCAGGAGCTACGATACTTGATTTATTCTTTGTGTGCAAAGATATTTTTGCAGAAATTAAACCTTATTTGTACGTGATTGATTAATATTAGAGTTTATCTTTCAAACATATCAACATTTATAGTAGGAAAAACCTTACTATATGTTACTGTTGTTGCCAGGACACACACAAATGACGGTCAATAATCAAATCGTGGTTGGAACATTGATGAACTTGGCAGATAATCCTAACAGGGTTAGTATCGGGCAGAAATGGAGAGAATCTGATATAACACATAGAATTCCAATAATAGCAACTGGAAATGATTTTTCAACACTATATGCTCCTTTGATTCGTGATGGGAGGATGGAAAAGTTCTACTGGTATGTTTGTCCCTGCATCTGAAGCAATCTTGTTGACAAACTGAAAATTTTGAACTGCGCTATTTCATTTTCGTTATAACTTTGTGTACTATCGCCCACGTAGGCTATGTTCTTCTTGGCATTACTTGACACTACAAAAAGTAAATTGTTTCTTTATTCAACTCTCTACTTCAGAGATTGTCTTGGTTTGAAGATTACCACCGATTTGATATTCTTTCAGTCTTTTCTGTTAATTATATGTAGTTTCATGCTACTTCCATGCACCAACTAGGGATATTTTGAACCTTGGTACTTGATGTGTGATCATTTGTGCTTAACAGGCAGCCCACCCGTGAAGATATAATTAACATTGTTCACCGTATGTATACAAAGGATGGGTTATCTTTTGAGGAAGTTTCAAGCATTGTAGATACATTTCCAAATCAAGGTACTCGTTTCACCAAAACTGTAACTTCTAGTTTGCAGCATATGAGGCTTATCTGGTAGTGGAATATGCAGTGCTAAGGTCACCCACGTTATTTTGTGCTTCAAATATTTGCCTTATTGTTTGCTAACATATAAGTTAGGGCTTGATAAACGAAATTATTTTTTCACATATACATAAGAATGATCAGTCTTCAGTTCTTTAATGCATTAATAACCGTAGCAATAATTTTTGTTGTTTTAAAAAATTGGACGTCTTTGGGAAAAATGGTTATTTTCTTATGTTGTCATAGCCATAGGATGTGAGCATACAACGGAAGGAGAAAGATTTTGGTACTTATGAATCATGTAATTCGCTTATATCACAAAAAATAGGTTGCAGAGTGGCCCTGATAATCAGTCTAGAATCTGTACAGCGAGCATTAGGTTTTGTTATGATGATCCACTAGTCTTTAGATTATAGCGGAACTATTATTGTGTGAAAAATATACCCCCTTCTCCTTTTTAAGTTCTGTTACGTTGTGTGAGTTGTGTAGTTATTGGTTGAGATTGCGTTTTACCTAGCTTCATTATTCTTTCTTTCTGTGGGAAGTTCGTACATATTTTCGCTTCTACATTTGAAAAACTTATTCAAGAATAACTTAAAACTTGTTGCAGCTCTCGACTTTTATGGAGCTTTGAGATCCAGGACATATGACCAGGCTATCTTGCAGGTACTTATTTTGATTTAGGGCATCTGGTATGAGTTCTCATAATATGAAGAGATCCATTGTAATATTCTTATAATCGATTTTAGAAAGTGTTTCCACCTCCTGTTGTCTGTGTGCAAAAGGGGTTGTCTTTATAAAGTTTCAAGCTGCAGAACATGCTCCCATTTATTAGAGTTGATGCACATACTTGTTTTTCATTGAAGTAGACAAGAGTCATGTTGGGTATGCAACAACACAAGTATTTCGAGATGGCATCTCCAAATGTGCCTTTGGTGTATCTTTTGTAAATATTCTTCAGAAACTACCTAATCAAATGATATATCATGCTTTGAAACTGTTCGCAAGAAATGGCTAAATAATATTTTTCATTTTCCCCATTGTGTTGCAGTGGGTAAATGACATTGGTGGTTATGAGCAACTAGGTGAAAAGCTTCTCAAGCGGAAGAACAGAGAGAAGCTTCCAACATTTATCCCTCCGAAGGTATTTAAATTTCATTTCAAGCAATGCACCAACAGGATTTTTTTGTGCCATTCTCGTGTCAGTTCTTTCAATATCACCGTGGTTGGATTGGCTGTTCATTCCTCCGTTGAGAAAGCAATCTCTGTCTAACACC
This region of Triticum aestivum cultivar Chinese Spring chromosome 2D, IWGSC CS RefSeq v2.1, whole genome shotgun sequence genomic DNA includes:
- the LOC123054847 gene encoding ribulose bisphosphate carboxylase/oxygenase activase, chloroplastic yields the protein MAATSLAAASHCHRHHILLPARPSPGCFNLRTPNRGRICPAFPSVLCSSSSSASHQPTAGDEEEAEDGEEGHGRRLSKQSSWEATDGQGDDYLYRLGKEADNMNIAVGARSGIVDDLFVGKFLGRDSDIVFDYRQKATRKFEYLQGDYYIAPAFLDKVAVHIVKNFLANNLNIKIPLILGVWGGKGQGKTFQTELIFKAMGVEPVIMSAGELESERAGEPGRLIRDRYRTASQVVQNQGKMSCLMINDLDAGLGRFGHTQMTVNNQIVVGTLMNLADNPNRVSIGQKWRESDITHRIPIIATGNDFSTLYAPLIRDGRMEKFYWQPTREDIINIVHRMYTKDGLSFEEVSSIVDTFPNQALDFYGALRSRTYDQAILQWVNDIGGYEQLGEKLLKRKNREKLPTFIPPKPTLDALIQSGNSLVEEQAFVMNSNLSKEYMKNLDD